A section of the Trichomycterus rosablanca isolate fTriRos1 chromosome 6, fTriRos1.hap1, whole genome shotgun sequence genome encodes:
- the stx8 gene encoding syntaxin-8 — protein sequence MSQDLWLQNYDATCRLAQEVAETIHERNRQQRTGGNPAKLNMTLRASLQKLKQNITQLKETLARASAQRRIMQSEADRRQNLVDDLMTREKQLLASFNQTDPEPSRSMLMTGGFGAGPTHNPWLVNESEETRGLTFSEIKQQQQQIVQVQDAGLDVLAEVISRQKRMGQEIGNELDEQNEIIDDITQLVDTTDNRVRNETRRVQLVDKKSASCGMMVVIVLLLIAIVVVAVWPT from the exons ATGTCTCAGGATCTCTG GCTACAGAATTATGATGCGACCTGCCGGTTGGCTCAAGAGGTTGCCGAGACCATCCATGAAAGAAACAGACAGCAGAGAACCGGCGGAAATCCAGCTAAG CTGAACATGACGTTGCGAGCGTCTCTGCAGAAGCTGAAGCAGAACATCACACAGCTGAAGGAGACTCTGGCTCGAGCCTCGGCCCAGAGACGCAT tatgcagtctgAAGCTGATCGGCGACAAAACCTGGTGGATGATTTGATGACCAGAGAAAAGCAGCTTCTGGCCTCATTTAATCAAACTGACCCTGAACCATCACG GTCGATGTTGATGACGGGTGGATTTGGGGCGGGGCCAACACACAACCCATGGCTGGTGAACGAATCAGAAGAGACAAGAGGACTCACCTTTAGTGAGATCAAACAGCAACagcaacaaattgtccaag tTCAGGATGCAGGATTGGACGTGCTAGCAGAAGTGATTAGCCGACAGAAGCGCATGGGACAGGAGATCGGAAATGAACTGGACGAGCAGAACG AGATCATTGATGACATCACACAGCTGGTGGACACCACGGACAACCGCGTCCGAAATGAGACACGCAGGGTACAACTGGTGGACAAAAAATCAGCATCATGCG GGATGATGGTGGTGATCGTCCTGCTCCTCATTGCCATCGTGGTGGTTGCTGTTTGGCCGACATGA